In Castanea sativa cultivar Marrone di Chiusa Pesio chromosome 6, ASM4071231v1, a single window of DNA contains:
- the LOC142637915 gene encoding pre-mRNA cleavage factor Im 25 kDa subunit 2-like isoform X2: protein MERRFAGWNKLFQKGEVTILKNILGYVCYFKEGMRTSVEAILLVQEHKHPHILLLQIGNTFCKLPGGRLKPGENEIEGLKRKLTSKLGANQPSLQPNWQIGECVAIWWRPNFETVMYPYCPPHITKPKECKKLYIVHLSEREYFAVPKNLKLLAVPLFELYDNVQRYGPVISTIPQQLSRFQFNMITT from the exons ATGGAGAGGAGGTTTGCAGGATGGAACAAGCTTTTTCAAAAGGGGGAGGTCACTATTCTCAAAAATATATTGGGCTATGTTTG CTATTTTAAAGAAGGCATGAGGACTAGTGTTGAAGCAATCCTACTG GTGCAAGAACATAAGCATCCTCACATTCTTCTTTTGCAAATTGGAAACACATTCTGCAAACTTCCCGGGGGACGTTTGAAGCCTGGAGAAAATG AAATTGAAGGCTTGAAGAGGAAACTGACTAGCAAATTGGGTGCTAATCAACCTTCACTTCAACCTAATTGGCAG ATTGGTGAGTGCGTGGCAATCTGGTGGAGACCAAACTTTGAAACGGTGATGTATCCTTACTGCCCTCCCCACATCACAAAACCCAAG GAGTGTAAGAAGCTTTATATTGTTCATTTGTCTGAAAGAGAGTATTTTGCTGTACCAAAAAATCTGAAACTGCTTGCTGTTCCCCTTTTTGAGCTCTATGATAATGTTCAG AGATATGGACCTGTTATTTCGACAATCCCACAGCAGCTGTCCAGATTCCAGTTCAACATGATCACCACCTGA
- the LOC142637915 gene encoding pre-mRNA cleavage factor Im 25 kDa subunit 2-like isoform X1 codes for MEDMVSSTVVNTYPLSSYTFGTKEPKIEKDSSVADRLARMKLNYFKEGMRTSVEAILLVQEHKHPHILLLQIGNTFCKLPGGRLKPGENEIEGLKRKLTSKLGANQPSLQPNWQIGECVAIWWRPNFETVMYPYCPPHITKPKECKKLYIVHLSEREYFAVPKNLKLLAVPLFELYDNVQRYGPVISTIPQQLSRFQFNMITT; via the exons atggAGGATATGGTGAGCTCAACGGTGGTGAACACGTACCCACTCTCAAGCTACACCTTCGGTACCAAAGAGCCCAAGATTGAGAAAGACTCCTCCGTCGCCGATCGTCTCGCTCGCATGAAACTCAA CTATTTTAAAGAAGGCATGAGGACTAGTGTTGAAGCAATCCTACTG GTGCAAGAACATAAGCATCCTCACATTCTTCTTTTGCAAATTGGAAACACATTCTGCAAACTTCCCGGGGGACGTTTGAAGCCTGGAGAAAATG AAATTGAAGGCTTGAAGAGGAAACTGACTAGCAAATTGGGTGCTAATCAACCTTCACTTCAACCTAATTGGCAG ATTGGTGAGTGCGTGGCAATCTGGTGGAGACCAAACTTTGAAACGGTGATGTATCCTTACTGCCCTCCCCACATCACAAAACCCAAG GAGTGTAAGAAGCTTTATATTGTTCATTTGTCTGAAAGAGAGTATTTTGCTGTACCAAAAAATCTGAAACTGCTTGCTGTTCCCCTTTTTGAGCTCTATGATAATGTTCAG AGATATGGACCTGTTATTTCGACAATCCCACAGCAGCTGTCCAGATTCCAGTTCAACATGATCACCACCTGA
- the LOC142638082 gene encoding uncharacterized protein LOC142638082, whose protein sequence is MESQDRDEIHNCVIKLRVNPQKRREKVYIGCGAGFGGDRPMAALKLLQRVKELNYLVLECLAERTLAERYQFMVSGGDGYDSWISHWMRLLLPLAMERRTCLITNMGAMDPCGAQEKVMEIASSLGLSVSIAVAHETFVTESGSPSSLGKSYLMEGGASTYLGAAPIVECLEKYQPNVIITSRVADASLFLAPMVYELGWNWDDLQHLAQGSLAGHLLECGCQLTGGYFMHPGDKYRDISFPQLLDLSLPYAEISFDGNVCVAKAEGSGGVLNVSTCAEQLLYEVGDPGAYVTPDVIIDTRDVSFHPMSSSKVLCIGAKPSAASVPDKLLRLVPKDCGWKGWGEISYGGSECVKRAQAAEFLVRSWMEEVFPGVNFHILSYIIGHDSLKATSIDDNASLLKTIEDIRLRMDGLFELKEHAVQFAREFSALYTNGPAGGGGISTGHKKEIVLKKQLVDREHVLWQTGVKQSLIIESSGQGAAVESLTNTHVLHESVLPLKTHADTSNLFTDLPSPKINHSLAPSGRKIPLYDVAHSRAGDKGNDLNFSIVPHFAPDIERLKLIITPQWVKEVVSTLLNTSAFPNSDSNDKDIWVDEHVKVEIYEVKGIQSLNVVVRNILDGGVNCSRRIDRHGKTISDLILCQRVVLPP, encoded by the exons ATGGAAAGCCAGGACagagatgaaattcataattgtGTGATCAAGCTG AGAGTTAATCCTCAAAAGCGAAGGGAGAAGGTTTATATTGGCTGTGGAGCTGGGTTTGGAGGTGACAGGCCAATGGCTGCTCTTAAGTTGCTTCAGAGAGTTAAAGAACTAAACTATCTCGTACTGGAATGCCTAGCAGAGCGTACTCTTGCTGAACGGTATCAGTTTATGGTGTCTGGTGGCGATGGTTATGATTCTTGGA TTTCTCATTGGATGCGTTTGCTTTTACCTTTGGCTATGGAGAGACGAACTTGCTTAATTACGAACATGGGTGCAA TGGATCCTTGTGGTGCCCAAGAAAAGGTCATGGAAATAGCTAGCAGCCTGGGGCTTAGTGTCTCTATTGCCGTGGCTCATGAGACTTTTGTCACAGAATCAG GATCACCATCCTCACTCGGGAAATCGTATTTAATGGAAGGT GGTGCTAGTACGTATCTGGGAGCTGCTCCTATTGTTGAATGTTTGGAAAAGTACCAGCCAAATGTGATAATAACTTCCCGGGTTGCAGATGCTTCCTTATTCTTAGCACCAATG GTCTATGAACTAGGTTGGAATTGGGATGACCTACAGCATCTAGCACAGGGGTCTCTGGCTGGCCACCTTCTTGAGTGTGGTTGTCAACTCACAGGGGGGTACTTTATGCATCCAG GAGACAAGTATCGAGACATATCTTTCCCTCAGCTCCTAGATTTGTCACTTCCTTATGCTGAAATTAGTTTTGATGGAAATGTATGTGTGGCAAAGGCAGAAGGTAGTGGTGGGGTATTAAATGTCAGTACTTGTGCTGAACAACTTCTTTATGAGGTTGGTGATCCAGGTGCTTATGTCACCCCTGATGTG ATCATTGATACTCGGGATGTTTCATTCCACCCAATGTCAAGCTCTAAGGTTCTATGCATTGGGGCAAAACCATCTGCTGCATCAGTGCCTGATAAACTCCTGCGGTTGGTTCCAAAG GACTGTGGATGGAAAGGATGGGGAGAGATATCCTATGGAGGATCTGAATGTGTTAAACGTGCTCAAGCTGCTGAATTTCTG gttaGATCATGGATGGAAGAAGTATTTCCTGGTGTTAACTTCCATATACTTTCTTACATAATTGGACATGATAGCCTGAAGGCAACCAGCATCGATGACAATGCTTCATTGTTGAAAACCATTGAAGATATTAGGTTACGCATGGATGGATTATTTGAGTTGAAGGAACATGCAGTCCAATTTGCTAGAGAGTTTTCAGCTTTATATACAAATGGACCGGCTGGCGGTGGTGGCATCAG CACTGGACACAAGAAAGAGATTGTTCTTAAAAAACAAttg GTTGATCGTGAACATGTTCTATGGCAAACTGGAGTGAAACAGTCTCTAATAATAGAATCCAGTGGCCAAGGAGCTGCTGTTGAAAGTCTAACAAATACGCATGTTTTGCATGAATCTGTTTTGCCATTGAAGACACATGCTGATACTAGTAACCTTTTCACGGATTTACCATCTCCCAAAATCAATCACTCTCTTGCTCCATCTGGCCGGAAGATTCCACTCTATGATGTAGCACATAGTAGAGCTGGTGACAAAGGAAATGACTTGAACTTTTCCATTGTCCCACATTTTGCTCCAGATATTGAGCGGTTGAAGTTGATCATAACTCCCCAATGGGTAAAGGAAGTAGTTTCAACTCTTCTAAATACCTCCGCATTTCCTAATTCAGATTCCAATGATAAGGACATATGGGTTGATGAACATGTCAAGGTCGAAATATATGAAGTTAAGGGAATACAATCTTTGAATGTTGTGGTACGAAACATTCTTGATGGTGGTGTCAACTGCTCTCGAAGGATTGACCGGCATGGAAAGACCATCTCAGATCTCATATTGTGCCAGCGAGTCGTATTGCCTCCCTAA